One window from the genome of Glycine soja cultivar W05 chromosome 12, ASM419377v2, whole genome shotgun sequence encodes:
- the LOC114379379 gene encoding 2S albumin-like, translating into MTKLTILLIALLFIAHTCGASKWQQHQQESCREQLKGINLNPCEHIMEKIQAGRRGEDGSDEDHILIRTMPGRINYIRKKEGKEEEEEGHMQKCCSEMSELKSPICQCKALQKIMDNQSEQLEGKEKKQMERELMNLAIRCRLGPMIGCDLSSDD; encoded by the coding sequence ATGACCAAGCTTACAATTCTCCTCATCGCTCTTCTCTTCATCGCCCACACCTGCGGCGCCTCCAAATGGCAACAGCACCAGCAAGAGAGCTGCCGCGAGCAGCTCAAGGGGATCAACCTCAACCCCTGTGAGCACATCATGGAGAAGATCCAAGCTGGCCGCCGCGGCGAGGACGGCAGCGACGAAGATCACATTCTCATCAGGACCATGCCGGGAAGAATCAACTACATCAggaagaaggaaggaaaagaagaagaagaagaaggacacATGCAGAAGTGCTGCAGCGAAATGAGCGAGCTGAAAAGCCCCATATGCCAGTGCAAAGCGCTACAGAAGATAATGGATAACCAGAGCGAGCAACTGGAGGGGAAGGAGAAGAAGCAGATGGAGAGAGAGCTCATGAACTTGGCTATTAGGTGCAGGTTGGGACCCATGATAGGGTGCGACTTGTCCTCCGATGACTGA